One Fundidesulfovibrio magnetotacticus genomic window carries:
- a CDS encoding Mu transposase C-terminal domain-containing protein codes for MALQEAYTASELAPFLGIDARNVRERAKRESWRSRPRKGRGGGNEWLVTSMPSATREAIASALMAQDAPAVPDPAPAPAVQAPAESLGRLTQHQRETALARLAFVREIERAAAMIGKEKAIRNLLKALADGSLAPRLSELVSVANDRFGSGEKRGLSRRRLYEWCSLFASGGDAALAPRHQGKDMAVPAWAPAFLAIWQRPQKPSIADAYRQFADECTGTLPSIFAVRRFLEKVAAPDREAGRATGNALLKLRPYKRRRTDELWPTDVYTADGTTFDAEIQHPLHGSPWKPEITLVIDVATRRCVGLAVGEAENAFTVLDALRVACLWGGIPCILYTDNGPGYKNTLMASEASGMLARLDIELRNSIPGRPQGKGLMERAVQTICVPAAKRLASCSHGDMDQDAGKKVFKITRAGLKQHGKSPLLPTFEAFKTALLDRVDEYNATPHRSLPRVVDASGRRRHLTPDEYWHSFGPRGFAALPVPEGIRDELFMPGIPRKVRNGMVQLFNATYFSEDLADFHGDYVEVRYDIWDASRVYCWTTEGAKICAAELEGNAMDYFPMAQIEAARERRATGRIARLVEKVQRVAPGATVLLPDAPSTHTIMADSIVKAQPLPVKPVLDLQAEPTVPELSTRRPVFTSMQDRYAWLMHNPDSWTDADRKWVAGYVTSDQYADLHTYFEARCIAWPGFEQQARN; via the coding sequence ATGGCGCTTCAAGAGGCATATACGGCGTCCGAGCTGGCCCCTTTTCTGGGAATTGACGCCAGAAACGTGCGGGAGCGCGCCAAGCGCGAGTCCTGGCGCTCCCGTCCGCGCAAGGGACGCGGCGGCGGCAACGAGTGGCTTGTGACCTCCATGCCCTCCGCCACCCGCGAGGCCATCGCCTCCGCGCTCATGGCCCAGGACGCCCCGGCCGTCCCCGATCCTGCCCCGGCCCCGGCCGTCCAGGCCCCGGCCGAATCTCTCGGACGCCTCACCCAGCACCAGCGCGAGACGGCCCTGGCCCGCCTGGCCTTCGTGCGCGAGATCGAACGCGCCGCCGCCATGATCGGCAAGGAAAAGGCCATCCGCAACCTCCTCAAGGCCCTCGCGGACGGCTCCCTGGCCCCGCGCCTGTCGGAACTGGTCAGCGTCGCCAACGACCGCTTCGGCTCCGGCGAGAAGCGCGGTCTTTCGCGCCGCCGTCTCTACGAATGGTGCTCGCTTTTCGCTTCGGGAGGAGATGCGGCCCTCGCGCCCCGTCATCAGGGCAAGGACATGGCAGTCCCTGCGTGGGCTCCCGCCTTTCTGGCCATCTGGCAGCGCCCCCAAAAGCCTTCCATCGCCGACGCCTACCGCCAGTTCGCGGACGAATGCACCGGCACGTTGCCCTCCATCTTCGCGGTGCGCCGCTTCCTGGAGAAGGTGGCGGCCCCCGACCGCGAGGCCGGACGCGCAACGGGCAACGCCCTGCTCAAACTGCGTCCCTACAAGCGCCGCCGGACCGACGAGTTGTGGCCCACCGACGTGTACACGGCCGACGGCACCACATTCGACGCGGAGATTCAGCACCCCCTGCACGGAAGCCCCTGGAAGCCGGAGATCACCCTGGTCATCGACGTGGCCACGCGCCGCTGCGTAGGCCTGGCCGTGGGGGAAGCGGAGAACGCCTTCACCGTGCTGGACGCCCTGAGGGTGGCCTGTCTCTGGGGCGGCATCCCCTGCATCCTCTACACGGACAACGGCCCGGGCTACAAAAACACGCTCATGGCCAGCGAGGCCAGCGGCATGCTTGCACGGCTGGACATCGAGCTGCGCAACTCCATCCCCGGCCGCCCCCAGGGCAAGGGGCTCATGGAGCGCGCTGTGCAGACCATCTGCGTCCCGGCTGCCAAGCGCCTCGCATCCTGCTCCCACGGCGACATGGACCAGGACGCGGGAAAGAAGGTCTTCAAGATCACCCGGGCGGGTCTGAAGCAGCACGGCAAGTCGCCGCTGCTCCCCACCTTCGAGGCGTTCAAAACGGCATTGTTGGACCGCGTGGACGAATACAACGCCACGCCGCACCGTTCTTTGCCCCGTGTCGTGGACGCCTCCGGAAGGCGGCGGCATCTTACGCCGGACGAATACTGGCACAGCTTCGGCCCCCGGGGTTTCGCGGCGCTCCCCGTGCCCGAGGGTATCCGCGACGAGCTGTTCATGCCGGGCATCCCGCGAAAGGTACGCAACGGCATGGTGCAGCTCTTCAACGCCACCTACTTCTCGGAGGACCTGGCGGACTTCCACGGCGACTACGTGGAGGTGCGCTACGACATCTGGGACGCCTCGCGCGTGTACTGCTGGACCACCGAGGGCGCGAAGATTTGCGCAGCCGAGCTGGAAGGCAACGCCATGGATTACTTCCCCATGGCCCAGATCGAGGCCGCACGCGAGCGCCGCGCCACGGGACGGATCGCGCGCCTAGTTGAGAAGGTCCAGCGCGTGGCCCCCGGGGCCACGGTGCTGCTGCCGGACGCGCCGTCCACCCACACCATCATGGCCGACTCCATCGTCAAGGCGCAGCCCCTGCCCGTGAAGCCCGTGCTGGACCTTCAGGCCGAACCGACCGTGCCGGAGCTTTCGACTAGGCGGCCGGTCTTCACCAGCATGCAGGACCGTTACGCATGGCTCATGCACAACCCGGACAGCTGGACCGACGCCGACCGCAAGTGGGTCGCTGGCTACGTGACCAGCGACCAGTATGCCGACCTGCACACCTATTTCGAGGCCCGGTGCATCGCCTGGCCCGGCTTCGAGCAACAGGCCAGGAACTAG
- a CDS encoding Mor transcription activator family protein, translating into MPPPTRSTFATDVIPLLGAAVADVLVRRLGGTTFPVPKRESAQGELRYRQLVEVVGTEAADLLVYHYGGNDLYIPRGARRIQAARDAAINEEATRAIRAGRSTTGVVNELARKYKLTDRRVWDILKTVTQPAAQCRLL; encoded by the coding sequence ATGCCCCCCCCCACCCGCTCCACCTTCGCCACGGACGTGATCCCCCTGCTGGGGGCTGCCGTCGCGGACGTGCTGGTGCGCCGCCTGGGCGGGACCACGTTCCCGGTCCCCAAGCGGGAGAGCGCCCAGGGCGAGCTGCGCTATCGCCAGTTGGTGGAGGTGGTGGGCACGGAGGCGGCGGACCTCCTGGTCTACCACTACGGCGGCAACGACCTGTACATCCCCCGTGGCGCGCGGCGCATCCAGGCGGCCCGCGACGCGGCCATCAACGAGGAGGCCACCCGGGCCATCCGGGCAGGACGGTCAACCACAGGGGTTGTCAACGAGCTAGCAAGGAAGTATAAGCTCACCGACAGGCGGGTCTGGGATATTCTTAAAACCGTAACGCAGCCTGCAGCGCAATGCCGATTACTTTGA
- a CDS encoding winged helix-turn-helix domain-containing protein, which translates to MAWNGLTILQALADGPLLTRQIAAVLGKASRDVTGCLGSLSRRGLILSVEGVHELTAAGRQALSTGREITSGPCGGSAASRSRNNLRAKAWRVMQMLEGFGVDDLLTMLCDGEEGDAERNLTSYVHALEAAGYLASLRSGRTGKPRWRLKRERAGVEPPAWNKATRVLRDHNTGEAFTIPRKREARHAA; encoded by the coding sequence ATGGCCTGGAACGGGCTCACCATCCTCCAGGCCCTGGCGGACGGGCCACTCCTCACGCGGCAGATCGCCGCCGTGCTGGGCAAAGCGTCCCGCGATGTGACGGGTTGCTTGGGCAGCCTCAGCAGGCGCGGCCTTATCCTCAGCGTCGAAGGCGTCCACGAGTTGACGGCTGCGGGCCGACAGGCCTTGAGCACCGGGCGTGAGATCACCTCGGGACCATGCGGCGGCAGCGCCGCCTCCCGCTCCCGGAACAACCTGCGCGCCAAGGCCTGGCGCGTCATGCAGATGCTCGAAGGGTTCGGCGTGGATGACCTCCTGACCATGCTCTGCGACGGGGAGGAGGGCGACGCGGAGCGCAACCTGACGAGCTACGTCCATGCACTGGAAGCGGCCGGATACCTCGCGTCCCTGCGGTCTGGCCGCACCGGCAAGCCACGCTGGCGCTTGAAGCGGGAGCGCGCCGGAGTCGAGCCCCCAGCCTGGAACAAAGCGACCCGAGTCTTGCGCGACCACAACACCGGCGAGGCGTTCACCATCCCCAGGAAGCGGGAGGCCCGTCATGCCGCGTGA
- a CDS encoding XRE family transcriptional regulator, whose protein sequence is MQTLFGERVRKAREVLGLSQQEFASKVGVSVTTIQNYEGGKLPKGEHAISLAKCLGCSIDWLLTGAGEAFDPSKISLDLARAGTLRAGDPLAKVVVASDQQEDNPVIIECDTSEIVMVPMVEARLSAGSGSFETGGDLGRHYAFRLDFLRRKGIPSKMVLMRVAGDSMDPEIKDGDVVLIDQNQATPIPGKLYAVGVEDMVYIKEVNAEPGKLVLSSYNKAYPALEVDARGDLKDGIRIIGRAVWVGRELK, encoded by the coding sequence ATGCAAACTTTATTTGGTGAGCGCGTTCGCAAGGCCAGGGAGGTTCTGGGGCTTAGCCAGCAGGAGTTTGCAAGTAAAGTTGGTGTCAGTGTTACAACGATTCAGAACTATGAGGGCGGGAAGCTGCCGAAGGGAGAGCACGCTATTAGTCTTGCCAAATGTCTTGGCTGCTCTATTGACTGGCTGCTGACTGGAGCGGGAGAGGCCTTTGACCCAAGCAAGATTTCTTTGGATTTGGCCCGTGCGGGCACTCTTCGCGCGGGCGATCCGCTAGCTAAGGTTGTCGTGGCTTCGGATCAGCAAGAGGACAATCCGGTCATCATCGAGTGCGACACGAGTGAAATCGTCATGGTCCCGATGGTGGAGGCGCGTCTCTCTGCGGGGTCTGGCTCATTTGAAACAGGCGGCGACCTTGGCCGCCACTATGCGTTCCGCCTGGATTTCCTGCGCCGCAAGGGAATTCCGTCAAAGATGGTGCTGATGCGCGTTGCAGGCGACAGCATGGACCCTGAAATCAAAGACGGCGACGTGGTTCTCATCGACCAGAACCAGGCAACGCCGATTCCCGGCAAGCTCTACGCCGTCGGCGTCGAAGACATGGTGTACATCAAAGAGGTCAACGCGGAGCCCGGCAAGCTGGTTCTCAGCAGCTACAACAAGGCTTACCCCGCGTTAGAGGTGGACGCCCGGGGTGATCTCAAGGATGGAATCCGCATCATCGGACGTGCCGTCTGGGTGGGGCGGGAACTGAAGTAG
- a CDS encoding AAA family ATPase produces the protein MRKQFVKTENYSRFVAGIQAVEQRGAAEAGMMLVHGAPGFGKSHIVGHWAAEASAVFLRANVDWTPKYFLVELARALRVDPTGTAQQLFSRLLERVVETQTPIVIDEAEFSLHQNAAALEKVRDLSDRAEVTVVLIGMERIQQSIARHKQLSSRIAQVVEFVPSTLADVEQACRQLAEVGMTPALVAEVHRISGGRMREVLNVIAAVERIAAINGQSTLDVSDLEGAALSYDWQTRTAKAVKATRGR, from the coding sequence ATGCGCAAGCAGTTCGTGAAGACCGAGAATTACAGCCGTTTCGTGGCAGGCATCCAGGCCGTGGAGCAGCGCGGCGCGGCCGAGGCAGGCATGATGCTTGTCCACGGCGCGCCGGGCTTCGGCAAGAGCCACATCGTGGGACATTGGGCCGCAGAGGCAAGCGCCGTCTTCCTTCGGGCCAACGTGGACTGGACCCCGAAATACTTCCTCGTGGAGCTGGCCAGGGCCTTGCGGGTGGACCCCACCGGCACCGCTCAGCAGCTCTTCTCCCGCCTCCTTGAGCGCGTGGTGGAGACGCAGACCCCCATCGTGATTGATGAAGCCGAGTTCAGCCTGCATCAGAACGCCGCCGCCCTGGAAAAGGTCCGCGACCTCTCCGACCGGGCCGAGGTGACGGTGGTGCTCATCGGCATGGAGCGCATCCAGCAGTCCATTGCCCGCCACAAGCAGCTTTCGAGCCGGATCGCCCAGGTGGTGGAGTTCGTGCCCTCCACTCTTGCCGACGTGGAGCAGGCCTGCCGCCAGCTCGCCGAGGTGGGCATGACCCCGGCCCTGGTCGCCGAGGTGCACCGCATTTCCGGCGGGCGCATGCGCGAGGTGCTCAACGTGATCGCCGCCGTGGAGCGCATCGCGGCCATCAACGGCCAGAGCACCCTGGACGTGTCGGACCTGGAAGGGGCCGCCCTGTCCTATGACTGGCAGACTAGGACGGCCAAGGCCGTCAAGGCGACGCGGGGTCGGTGA
- a CDS encoding DUF3164 family protein: MTFDPAAFMQDSQGRFVPVGMVKDVDKARHELVLEIVGKAQELRQAMARFRDDAMGDVAAFVQLSGEKYGAKLGGDKGNLTLVSYDGRYKVQRQVSENLVFDERLQAAKSLIDECITEWSEGSRDEIRALIADAFQVDKEGRINTGRVLGLRRLNIDDPRWKEAMQAVSDSLRVAGSKTYLRVYERREDGKYEAIALDLAAM, translated from the coding sequence ATGACGTTCGATCCCGCCGCCTTCATGCAGGACTCCCAGGGCCGCTTCGTGCCCGTGGGCATGGTCAAGGACGTGGACAAGGCCCGCCACGAGCTGGTGCTGGAGATCGTGGGCAAGGCCCAGGAGCTGCGCCAGGCCATGGCCCGTTTCCGGGACGACGCCATGGGCGACGTGGCCGCCTTCGTCCAGCTCTCGGGTGAGAAGTACGGGGCCAAGCTGGGAGGCGACAAGGGCAACCTGACGCTCGTCTCCTACGACGGCCGCTACAAGGTGCAGCGCCAAGTGAGCGAGAACCTCGTCTTCGACGAACGCCTCCAGGCCGCCAAGTCCCTGATCGACGAATGCATCACGGAGTGGAGCGAGGGCAGCCGCGACGAAATCCGCGCCCTGATCGCCGACGCCTTCCAGGTGGACAAGGAGGGCCGCATCAACACCGGCCGCGTCCTGGGCCTGCGCCGCCTGAACATCGACGATCCCCGCTGGAAGGAGGCCATGCAGGCCGTCTCGGACAGCCTGCGCGTGGCCGGTTCCAAGACGTACCTGCGCGTCTACGAGCGCCGCGAGGACGGCAAATACGAAGCCATCGCCCTGGATTTGGCGGCGATGTGA
- a CDS encoding gp16 family protein, producing the protein MRKHETRGSLLAKVHIAKKDLALDEDTYRAVLKRVTGHESARDCSLPELVRVVAEFRRKGWNPTQTAGPTQGKAKPAKGKAALMGKITALLTEAGRKEEYAEGIARRMYKRDKLDFCAPKELQGIITALSKDAKRHGRRP; encoded by the coding sequence ATGAGGAAACACGAGACACGCGGGAGCCTGCTGGCCAAGGTGCACATCGCCAAGAAGGACTTGGCCCTGGACGAAGACACCTACCGGGCCGTGCTGAAGCGGGTGACGGGCCACGAAAGCGCCCGGGACTGCTCCCTGCCGGAGCTGGTGCGCGTGGTGGCCGAGTTCCGCCGCAAGGGCTGGAACCCCACCCAGACAGCAGGCCCGACCCAGGGCAAAGCCAAGCCCGCCAAGGGCAAGGCGGCGCTCATGGGCAAGATCACCGCCCTGCTCACCGAAGCGGGCCGCAAAGAGGAGTACGCCGAGGGCATCGCCCGGCGCATGTACAAGCGCGACAAGCTGGACTTCTGCGCGCCCAAGGAGTTGCAGGGCATCATCACGGCACTGAGCAAGGACGCGAAAAGGCACGGAAGGAGGCCGTAG
- a CDS encoding putative holin has protein sequence MFDPITFLLVLIVAAILAMLVWRYRSAINTWGDRYSASPFRMLLCGVAAVVCLGVVAVVSPVQLPVALYKLALVLLAGYLGYWLDVWLFPYARPDGYLLRNWQLEQGFKPLKPDHAVAPGYEQVFAAALVRRALIVGFCMLAVGLGL, from the coding sequence ATGTTCGATCCCATCACCTTCCTGCTGGTCCTGATCGTCGCGGCCATCCTGGCCATGCTCGTCTGGCGCTACCGGAGCGCCATCAACACCTGGGGCGACCGCTACAGCGCCAGCCCCTTCCGCATGCTGCTCTGCGGCGTGGCTGCCGTCGTCTGCCTGGGCGTGGTGGCCGTCGTCTCGCCGGTGCAGCTGCCCGTGGCGCTCTACAAGCTGGCCCTGGTGCTCCTGGCGGGCTACCTCGGCTACTGGCTCGACGTGTGGCTCTTCCCCTACGCGCGGCCGGACGGCTACCTGCTGCGCAACTGGCAGCTGGAGCAGGGCTTCAAGCCCCTGAAGCCGGACCACGCCGTCGCGCCGGGCTACGAGCAGGTCTTCGCCGCCGCCCTGGTCCGCCGGGCGCTCATCGTCGGCTTCTGCATGCTGGCCGTGGGGCTGGGGCTCTAG
- the terL gene encoding phage terminase large subunit, with the protein MKLKRKDFLLELARLSEGLRRTIEAECEGFSPDPAASAARRERAWRDFAFFRRTYFPHYVRHGDSVLHTWLDETLPALVDHPDGQRLAVAAPRGEAKSTVVSLIFVLWCVVTGRKRFIPLIADAFEQAAATLLEPLKAELEANPRLAMDFPEACGQGRLWNAGVAITAGEVKLQAFGSGKRMRGLRHGPHRPDLVICDDLENDENVRSPDQRDKLESWLARTVLNLSGADDAMDVILVGTVLHYDSVLSRLLGNKLWRSRKFRAVIEWPHRLDLWDKWEEILLQDGEDAARAFHLERASAMEEGAVVSWPSARPLYKLMLKRARDGHAAFDSEQQNDPVAGEGAPFAGCITFWVERANDWQFFGAVDPSLGKSGQGRDPSAILVGGYSRERAVLDVVVADIRKRLPDRIIEDVISWHAQFRCLLWAVESVQFQEFLRTELIARAAARGLPIPARAVTPHADKTLRIEAMQPYFAQGRIRLHPTQRTLIEQLRHFPKADHDDGPDALEMLWQVAVGGFTTMAFTPVPKSGGRGLIRRIWDALDDD; encoded by the coding sequence ATGAAGCTCAAGCGCAAGGACTTCCTCCTTGAGCTGGCGCGCCTCTCCGAGGGGCTGCGCCGGACCATCGAAGCAGAGTGCGAGGGCTTCTCGCCCGATCCGGCCGCCTCCGCCGCCAGGCGGGAGCGCGCCTGGCGCGACTTCGCCTTCTTCCGGCGCACCTACTTCCCGCACTACGTCCGGCACGGCGACTCCGTGCTGCACACCTGGCTGGACGAAACCCTTCCGGCCCTGGTGGACCACCCGGACGGCCAGCGCCTGGCCGTGGCCGCCCCGCGCGGCGAGGCCAAGTCCACGGTGGTGAGCCTCATCTTCGTGCTCTGGTGCGTCGTCACCGGGCGTAAGCGATTCATCCCGCTCATCGCCGACGCCTTCGAGCAGGCCGCCGCCACGCTCCTGGAGCCCCTCAAGGCCGAGCTGGAGGCCAACCCCCGCCTCGCCATGGACTTCCCCGAGGCCTGCGGCCAGGGGCGGCTCTGGAACGCTGGCGTGGCCATCACGGCGGGCGAGGTGAAGCTCCAGGCGTTCGGCTCCGGCAAGCGCATGCGCGGCCTGCGCCACGGCCCGCACCGGCCCGACCTGGTCATCTGCGATGACCTGGAGAACGACGAGAACGTGCGCAGCCCTGACCAGCGCGACAAGCTGGAAAGCTGGCTGGCCCGCACGGTGCTCAACCTCTCGGGCGCGGACGACGCCATGGACGTGATCCTTGTCGGCACGGTGCTGCACTACGATTCCGTGCTCTCTCGCCTGCTGGGCAACAAGCTTTGGCGCTCGCGCAAGTTTAGGGCCGTCATCGAATGGCCCCACCGCCTGGACCTGTGGGACAAGTGGGAGGAGATCCTCCTCCAGGATGGCGAGGACGCCGCCCGCGCCTTCCACCTGGAGCGCGCCAGCGCCATGGAGGAAGGGGCCGTGGTCTCCTGGCCGTCCGCCCGGCCGCTCTACAAACTCATGCTCAAGCGCGCCCGCGACGGCCATGCGGCTTTCGACTCCGAGCAGCAAAACGACCCCGTGGCCGGGGAAGGCGCGCCCTTCGCGGGCTGCATCACCTTTTGGGTGGAGCGCGCCAACGACTGGCAGTTCTTCGGCGCGGTGGACCCCTCCCTGGGCAAGTCCGGCCAGGGCCGTGACCCCTCAGCCATCCTCGTGGGCGGCTATTCCCGGGAGCGCGCCGTGCTGGACGTGGTGGTGGCGGACATCCGCAAGCGCCTGCCGGACCGCATCATTGAGGACGTGATTTCCTGGCACGCGCAGTTCCGCTGCCTGCTCTGGGCCGTGGAGTCCGTCCAGTTCCAGGAGTTCCTGCGCACGGAGCTGATCGCGCGCGCCGCCGCCCGGGGCCTGCCCATCCCGGCCCGGGCCGTGACGCCCCACGCGGACAAGACCCTGCGCATCGAAGCCATGCAGCCCTATTTCGCGCAGGGGCGCATCCGCCTGCACCCCACCCAGCGCACGCTGATCGAGCAACTACGGCACTTCCCCAAAGCGGACCACGACGATGGCCCCGACGCCCTGGAAATGCTCTGGCAAGTCGCCGTGGGCGGCTTCACCACCATGGCTTTCACCCCCGTGCCCAAGAGCGGCGGGCGCGGGCTGATCCGGAGGATTTGGGATGCTCTCGACGATGATTGA
- a CDS encoding transglycosylase SLT domain-containing protein encodes MAGAGFILGVLVMLWFLASFARAETIPAQAVRYRADLTRCARVHWGLEAPVATMAAQVHQESRWRADAVSPVGAAGLTQFMPATARWMGNVDPELAQAQPFNPGWALRALAAYDRWLWDRVEARAPCERMAMTLSAYNGGLGWIARDKAVARANGADPLAWFESLERFNAGRSPAAFKENRGYPRRILLTLEPLYERAGWGRGVCGGAS; translated from the coding sequence ATGGCCGGGGCGGGATTCATCCTGGGCGTCCTGGTGATGCTCTGGTTCCTGGCCTCCTTCGCCCGCGCCGAAACCATCCCCGCCCAGGCCGTGCGCTACCGGGCGGACCTCACCCGGTGCGCCCGCGTGCATTGGGGCCTGGAGGCTCCGGTGGCCACCATGGCCGCCCAGGTGCACCAGGAGAGCCGCTGGCGGGCGGACGCCGTCTCGCCCGTGGGCGCGGCCGGGCTCACGCAGTTCATGCCTGCCACAGCCCGGTGGATGGGCAACGTGGACCCGGAGCTGGCGCAGGCCCAGCCCTTCAACCCCGGCTGGGCGCTCCGGGCGCTGGCCGCCTACGACCGCTGGCTCTGGGATCGGGTGGAGGCCCGCGCGCCCTGCGAGCGCATGGCCATGACCCTCTCCGCCTACAACGGCGGCCTGGGCTGGATTGCCCGGGACAAGGCCGTGGCCCGGGCGAACGGCGCGGACCCGTTAGCCTGGTTCGAGTCCCTGGAGCGGTTTAACGCCGGGCGCTCGCCCGCCGCCTTCAAGGAGAACCGGGGCTATCCCCGCCGCATCCTGCTCACCCTGGAGCCTCTCTACGAGCGGGCCGGGTGGGGGCGCGGCGTCTGCGGGGGCGCGTCATGA
- a CDS encoding DUF1804 family protein translates to MAHAREKREAVRAAFIHERLPLEIAALKASVPLSTAARWKRRCKELGDDWDKLRAACLLAGDGVESVARQMLADYVVAHKAIMDAISTDQTIEAKDKVSMLASLADSFNKTVAASKRVLPETSELATALAVLNKLSDFIRARFPQHGPAFVEVLEPFGAEIARAYG, encoded by the coding sequence GTGGCCCACGCCCGCGAGAAGCGCGAGGCGGTGCGCGCCGCCTTCATTCACGAGCGTCTGCCCCTGGAGATCGCCGCCTTGAAGGCCAGTGTGCCGCTCTCCACGGCCGCGCGCTGGAAGCGCCGCTGCAAGGAGCTGGGCGACGATTGGGACAAGCTCCGCGCCGCCTGCCTGCTGGCCGGTGACGGCGTGGAGAGCGTGGCCCGCCAGATGCTGGCGGACTACGTGGTCGCGCACAAGGCCATCATGGACGCCATCAGCACCGACCAGACCATCGAAGCCAAGGACAAGGTGTCCATGCTTGCCAGCCTGGCGGACAGCTTCAACAAGACCGTGGCGGCCAGCAAGCGCGTGCTGCCGGAGACGAGCGAGCTGGCCACGGCCCTGGCGGTGCTCAACAAACTCTCGGACTTCATCCGCGCCCGCTTCCCCCAGCACGGCCCGGCCTTCGTGGAAGTGCTGGAGCCCTTCGGCGCGGAGATCGCGCGGGCGTATGGGTAA
- a CDS encoding LacI family transcriptional regulator has product MPRDWLALLTEEAARTSIAAAARRIGYARPSVSLALAGKYPGNTDKLAARVLEVLGTVECQHLGLAVTPARCADASGQMPTSSPAALRLWRSCQGCPHKPRTGEATS; this is encoded by the coding sequence ATGCCGCGTGACTGGCTCGCTCTGCTCACCGAGGAGGCCGCCCGAACCTCCATCGCGGCTGCGGCCCGGCGGATCGGCTACGCCCGCCCGTCCGTCAGCCTGGCCCTGGCCGGGAAGTACCCCGGAAACACGGACAAGCTGGCCGCCCGCGTCCTGGAGGTGCTGGGCACGGTGGAGTGCCAGCACCTGGGGCTCGCCGTGACACCGGCCCGATGCGCGGACGCCTCCGGTCAGATGCCCACGTCCAGCCCGGCGGCCCTGCGCCTGTGGCGCTCCTGCCAGGGCTGCCCCCACAAACCCCGAACCGGCGAGGCGACATCATGA
- a CDS encoding XRE family transcriptional regulator, with product MLMADIAEQLGISRTAVYLTVQGKKNNRKVLKALVDHGCPVSYLDLPEDLKAQDAA from the coding sequence ATGCTGATGGCGGACATCGCGGAGCAACTCGGCATTTCACGAACCGCCGTCTATCTCACGGTGCAGGGCAAGAAGAACAACCGGAAAGTCTTGAAGGCCCTGGTCGATCATGGATGCCCCGTGAGCTATCTTGACCTCCCCGAGGACTTGAAAGCGCAGGACGCCGCCTGA